The region CGCCTCTAAAACGAGAACCCCTCAGGAGATAAAAGAGGCCTACGAAGCCGGCGTTAAGCTGTTCGGCGAAAACAGGGTACAGGAAGCCCGGGAGAAGATTCCCCAACTGGCAGACCTGAAAGCGCAGTGGCACATGATAGGCCACCTCCAGACCAACAAGGTAAAGTACGCTGTGAAGCTCTTTGACTGCATAGAGAGCGTAGACAGGGAAGGGCTCGTTGAGGAGCTTCAAAAACGCCTCTCCCGCGAGGGGAAGGTGATGCCCGTTCTCATAGAGGTGAAGCTCTCGCCCGAGGAGAGCAAACACGGCTGCCTTCCACAAGAGCTTCCCCGCTTAACAGAAAAAGTTTTAAACTCTCCCAACCTTAAACTAAAAGGGCTCATGACCGTTCCCCCCTACTTTGAAGACCCCGAAAAGGTCAGGCCCTACTTTGCCGAGCTCCGCAGGCTGAGAGACGAGCTTCAAGAAAAGTTCAAGGTTGAACTCCCCGAGCTCTCAATGGGAATGAGCCACGACTTCCCCGTTGCAGTGGAAGAGGGGGCAACAATCGTCAGGGTGGGAACCGCCATTTTCGGACCGAGAAACTACTAAAGGAGGAGACAATGGAGAAGAAAGAGCTGATAGTGTTCATCAGAAACCCCGAGAACAAAAAAGTGGTAACCGCGGCGCTTGAGTCGGGCGTTTCTGCACTGCTCCTTGAAAAACCCGAGAGTAAAAAGGTAAAAAGGCTTGCAAAGGTAAAAACAATAGCCCCCGACGGCGACTACAAACTGGGAGAGGAGTTCGTAATAGTAGAGATAAAAGGTAAAGAGGACGAAGAGAGGGCGGCGAAGCTCCTCAAACAGGGCAAAAAAGTGATAGTCAAAACAACCGACTGGACGATAATCCCCCTCGAAAACCTCCTTGCCCAAGGGGACGAAGTTTACGCATGGGTAAGAAACGCTGAAGAGGCAAAAACGGCAATAACAATCCTCGAAAAGGGCGTTAAAGGCGTTGTTCTCGATACCGAAGAGGTAAACCAGATAAAAGAGGCCGGAGAGGCCATAGCCCTCGCAGGAGAAAAAGTAGAGCTCGAAACCGCCAAGATAAAGAGGGTAAAGCCCATAGGCATGTGCGACAGAGTCTGCATAGACACCTGCTCAAACATGACAAGGGGAGAAGGGGCACTCGTAGGGAACTCCTCTGCCGGGATGTTCCTCGTTCACGCCGAAACAGAGTCGAACCCCTACGTTGCCGCAAGGCCTTTCAGGGTTAACGCAGGAGCGGTCCACATGTACGTTAAAGTTCCCGGCGGGAAAACTAAGTACCTTGCCGAAATAGAGAGCGGTGACGAGGTGATGATATACAACCACAAGGGAGAAGGCCGAATAGCCTACGTTGGAAGGGCAAAAGTGGAAAAGAGGCCGATGCTCCTGATAGAGGCCGAAACGAAAGACGGCAAAAAAGTTTCGGCAATCCTTCAAAACGCAGAAACCATCAGGCTGACAAGGCCCGACGGAACACCCATATCGGTGGTAGAGCTGAAAGAGGGCGATGAAGTCCTCGTTTACACAGAAGAGCCGGGAAGGCACTTCGGAATGAAGGTGAAAGAGAGCATCGTTGAAAAGTAGGAGGGCAAAGTGGTAGGAGACGAGTTTTTCAGGGAGCTGATGGCCGATGCTCTCGGAAAATCCCCCGAGGAGCTCCAAGAGTACCTCGGGGAGAGCCAGAAAATCTGCGACATCTTCGTCCAAAGGGTCTACTTAGACGAAAACCTCAGGGACTTCGACTGGGGAGTATCCGTTATCCGCTTTAACGGCAACGAGCTTGAGGAAGCGGCCACCTACGCAACCTTTAGGAGCTGGAAGCTCGCCAAAGAGTACGGAAACGCCCTGAAAGAGTTCTTCAAGAGCAAGGGCTACGAAGCACACCTTAAGGGGGAGCTGGGATAATGAGAGCGGTCATAACAGGAGGAGCCGGATTCATAGGCTCAAACCTCATCTTAGAACTCCAAAAACGGTTTCCGGACTGGGAGCTATTCGTCGTAGACGACTTCTCAAGCGGCAACTTCAAAAACCTGCGCACCTTCAACGGCGAAGTGATAACCGGCTCAATCACCGAAGAGAAAACCATCCAGAAAATAGAGAAGCTGAAGCCCGACGTCATCTTCCACCAGGGAGCCATAGTAGACACAACCCTAACCGACCAGCGAAGAATGATGGAGGTCAACTGCGAGGCCTTCAAAGAGCTGCTCGAGGTCGCAAGAAAGAGCCGCTCGGCCGTAGTATACGCCTCCTCCGGTGCCGTTTACGGCAACACCGAACCTCCGATGGTTGTGGGGAAAGGCGAGCTTCCCGAAAACGTCTACGGTTACTCAAAACTGGCCATGGACCGCTACGCCCGAAAGTTCATGAAGGAGAACCCAACAGTTCCGGTAGTAGGCCTGCGATACTTCAACGTTTACGGCCCCAGAGAAGAGCACAAGGGCAAAATGGCCAGCATGGTCCTCCAGCTCACAGTTCAGATACTAAAGGGGAAAAGGCCCAGGCTCTTCAAGTGGGGCGAGCAGAAGAGAGACTTCGTTTACGTAAAAGACTGCGTAGAGGCAAACATCAAGGCCTTTGAAAGCGGGAAAAGCGGCATAGTAAACGTGGGGACCGGCAACGCAAGAAGCTTCAACGAAGTGGTTGAAACCATAAAAAAAGCCCT is a window of Thermovibrio ammonificans HB-1 DNA encoding:
- the rfaD gene encoding ADP-glyceromanno-heptose 6-epimerase yields the protein MRAVITGGAGFIGSNLILELQKRFPDWELFVVDDFSSGNFKNLRTFNGEVITGSITEEKTIQKIEKLKPDVIFHQGAIVDTTLTDQRRMMEVNCEAFKELLEVARKSRSAVVYASSGAVYGNTEPPMVVGKGELPENVYGYSKLAMDRYARKFMKENPTVPVVGLRYFNVYGPREEHKGKMASMVLQLTVQILKGKRPRLFKWGEQKRDFVYVKDCVEANIKAFESGKSGIVNVGTGNARSFNEVVETIKKALRTDVEVEYFDNPYKFYQNFTQADLTHTKELLNWTPQTQIEEGIPEYVNWIKENVDWEELPY
- a CDS encoding YggS family pyridoxal phosphate-dependent enzyme, producing the protein MGIRENVEKVLKQIEEAALRAGRRPEEVKLLAASKTRTPQEIKEAYEAGVKLFGENRVQEAREKIPQLADLKAQWHMIGHLQTNKVKYAVKLFDCIESVDREGLVEELQKRLSREGKVMPVLIEVKLSPEESKHGCLPQELPRLTEKVLNSPNLKLKGLMTVPPYFEDPEKVRPYFAELRRLRDELQEKFKVELPELSMGMSHDFPVAVEEGATIVRVGTAIFGPRNY
- a CDS encoding 3-dehydroquinate synthase II — its product is MEKKELIVFIRNPENKKVVTAALESGVSALLLEKPESKKVKRLAKVKTIAPDGDYKLGEEFVIVEIKGKEDEERAAKLLKQGKKVIVKTTDWTIIPLENLLAQGDEVYAWVRNAEEAKTAITILEKGVKGVVLDTEEVNQIKEAGEAIALAGEKVELETAKIKRVKPIGMCDRVCIDTCSNMTRGEGALVGNSSAGMFLVHAETESNPYVAARPFRVNAGAVHMYVKVPGGKTKYLAEIESGDEVMIYNHKGEGRIAYVGRAKVEKRPMLLIEAETKDGKKVSAILQNAETIRLTRPDGTPISVVELKEGDEVLVYTEEPGRHFGMKVKESIVEK